Proteins encoded by one window of Molothrus aeneus isolate 106 chromosome 16, BPBGC_Maene_1.0, whole genome shotgun sequence:
- the MRM2 gene encoding rRNA methyltransferase 2, mitochondrial: MAAAGGAVIAGGRCLHTTVKFLRKTGTEQRWLERHLKDPFVKASKQQQYRCRSAFKLLEIDDKLCVLRPGFSVLDCGAAPGAWSQVAVERVNALGTDAALRTGFVLGVDLLRISPLEGAVFLSETDMAEPSTLRAIQSLLPSGKADVILSDMAPNATGIKELDHQKLIRLCLGLLDIAQSILKPKGTMLCKFWDGSEARLLQNRLKEQFQDVRTIKPQASRKDSAESYYLARLYRGK; the protein is encoded by the exons aTGGCGGCCGCGGGCGGAGCTGTCATTGCCGGGGGCAG ATGCCTGCACACCACGGTGAAGTTTCTGAGGAAAACTGGAACTGAGCAGAGGTGGTTGGAGCGGCACTTGAAGGATCCCTTTGTCAAGGCATCGAAGCAGCAGCAGTACCGGTGCCGAAGTGCCTTCAAGTTGCTGGAAATTGATGACAAGCTCTGTGTTCTTCGTCCAGGATTTTCTGTTCTTGACTGTGGAGCAGCACCTGGTGCTTGGAGCCAGGTTGCTGTAGAGAGGGTCAATGCCTTAGGTACTG ATGCTGCTCTCCGCACTGGCTTCGTGCTTGGCGTTGACCTGCTGCGGATTTCTCCCCTGGAAGGAGCAGTTTTCCTGTCAGAGACTGAcatggcagagcccagcacgcTGAGGGCCATCCAGAGCCTGCTTCCCTCGGGGAAGGCAGATGTTATCCTGAGTGACATGGCCCCCAACGCCACGGGCATTAAAGAGCTGGATCATCAGAAGCTGATCAGGCTGTGTTTAGGCCTTCTGGATATAGCCCAAAGCATTTTAAAGCCAAAAGGAACGATGCTCTGTAAATTCTGGGATGGATCTGAGGCCCGCCTGCTGCAAAACAGACTGAAGGAGCAGTTCCAGGATGTGAGAACTATAAAGCCTCAGGCCAGCAGGAAAGACTCTGCGGAATCTTATTACTTGGCCAGGCTGTACAGAGGGAAATAA